In one Brassica oleracea var. oleracea cultivar TO1000 chromosome C9, BOL, whole genome shotgun sequence genomic region, the following are encoded:
- the LOC106314401 gene encoding uncharacterized protein LOC106314401: protein MPYESLEELKIIFNGDQNFQRMCEAAVRTKMVDVFLEEDDVNDDASHANETVGDASHATVGGNRDKMCEEEARIEENIAGFVDEEEECNDEDTPPNSDCDEEDGANGRKHYDKYINFSGEIRLEQTFDAITEFKEAIVDYVLKTRRNVKFTRWGSEKSEVRCTIGEGCPFRIYCSYEKPIKLFMAKFCNDEHSCDKDGFTKVVKDGVIAKLFLNDFRRNPDLMPQAMQQTLEDRYDLVVTHNQCRKAKGKALKMIQDEDDEQFARFRDYETELLRTNPESTIELGTVAGVEGVDLFDRFYPLEEMQTISSIQLLGAVVQVENTDNWVWFIAKLKADLGIGDGEGFTLIPDRQKGLLIVVDQELPKIEHRMCARHIYGNLTRVHPGRAIMRKIFWKIAKAYTVAEYDEGIEEMRQYVLGVYETLMEKNPQTCSRAYFTGTACYEVVHNNFSETYNNTINTAREMPLVEMLETIRRLAMVRTDFRKEKMKKHKGKYSKKVAKTIEEESKHKNNGRAVAGANGQFDVRENNLGHSGHMTRRTCSCRKWDMTGIPCRHALRVIMLHAYEVEI, encoded by the exons ATGCCGTATGAGAGTCTTGAAGAGCTAAAGATCATATTTAATGGTGACCAAAATTTTCAGAGGATGTGTGAAGCAGCTGTACGGACGAAAATGGTTGATGTATTTCTCGAGGAAGATGATGTTAATGATGATGCTTCTCATGCTAATGAGACCGTGGGAGATGCTTCTCATGCGACAGTTGGTGGTAACAGAGATAAGATGTGTGAGGAGGAAGCTCGTATTGAAGAAAATATAGCAGGGTTTGTTGATGAGGAAGAAGAATGCAATGATGAGGATACACCGCCCAACTCGGATTGTGATGAAGAGGATGGAGCAAATGGTCGGAAACATTATGATAAATACATAAATTTCAGTGGAGAGATCAGGCTGGAGCAGACGTTTGATGCCATCACTGAGTTCAAAGAAGCCATTGTCGATTATGTGCTTAAAACAAGACGGAATGTGAAGTTCACTAGATGGGGATCCGAAAAATCCGAAGTGAGGTGTACAATTGGTGAAGGTTGTCCTTTTAGGATATATTGTTCGTATGAGAAACCAATAAAATTGTTCATGGCTAAGTTCTGCAATGATGAGCATTCCTGTGACAAGGACGGGTTTACCAAAGTGGTGAAGGACGGTGTAATTGCAAAATTGTTCTTGAATGACTTTAGAAGAAATCCTGATTTGATGCCACAAGCAATGCAACAAACTCTTGAGGACCGATATGACTTGGTTGTGACACATAACCAGTGTAGAAAAGCAAAGGGGAAGGCTTTAAAGATGATTCAAGATGAAGACGATGAGCAATTTGCAAGGTTCAGAGACTACGAAACAGAGCTGTTGAG AACTAATCCAGAGTCGACTATTGAGCTTGGGACAGTGGCTGGAGTTGAAGGAGTTGATTTATTCGATCGTTTCTAT CCGTTGGAAGAGATGCAAACAATCAGCTCTATCCAGTTGCTTGGGGCAGTTGTACAAGTGGAAAACACAGACAATTGGGTATGGTTCATTGCAAAACTCAAAGCTGACCTTGGTATTGGTGATGGAGAAGGATTCACGCTAATACCGGATAGGCAGAAAGGTTTGCTTATTGTTGTGGATCAAGAGCTTCCTAAGATAGAACATCGTATGTGTGCTCGCCATATATATGGCAACCTTACAAGAGTGCATCCGGGCAGGGCAATAATGAGGAAGATCTTTTGGAAAATTGCAAAGGCATACACGGTTGCTGAGTATGATGAAGGAATTGAAGAAATGAGGCAGTATGTTCTTGGTGTTTATGAAACATTAATGGAAAAAAATCCTCAGACTTGCAGCCGTGCTTACTTCACGGGTACAGCATGTTATGAAGTTGTTCACAACAATTTCTCGGAGACATATAACAACACAATCAACACAGCAAGAGAGATGCCTTTAGTGGAGATGCTTGAGACAATAAGGCGTCTAGCTATGGTACGCACTGATTTTCGGAAGGAAAAAATGAAGAAACACAAGGGGAAATACAGTAAGAAAGTGGCAAAAACCATTGAGGAAGAGTCAAAACACAAAAATAATGGTCGAGCAGTTGCTGGAGCTAATGGGCAGTTTGATGTGCGTGAGAATAATCTTGGCCATAGTGGCCATATGACAAGAAGGACATGTTCATGTCGGAAGTGGGATATGACCGGCATTCCATGTCGCCATGCTCTACGAGTGATCATGCTTCATGCATATGAAGTGGAAATCTGA